A single window of Paenibacillus sp. FSL H8-0537 DNA harbors:
- the atpE gene encoding F0F1 ATP synthase subunit C produces the protein MEVLAAALAVGLAAIGAGVGNGMIVSKTVEGIARQPELQGKLQTTMFIGVGIVEVVPIIGVVIGFLAFFK, from the coding sequence ATGGAAGTATTGGCAGCAGCATTGGCAGTTGGTTTGGCCGCAATTGGCGCAGGTGTAGGTAACGGTATGATCGTCAGCAAAACAGTTGAAGGTATTGCTCGTCAGCCTGAGCTTCAAGGTAAATTGCAAACAACAATGTTTATCGGTGTAGGTATCGTCGAAGTTGTGCCGATTATCGGCGTAGTTATTGGCTTCCTTGCTTTCTTTAAATAA
- the upp gene encoding uracil phosphoribosyltransferase, with product MSKLVICDHPLIQHKLTFIRNKDTNTKDFRELVDEVATLMAYEITRDIPLETITVQTPVAQTPSKVVSGRMLGLVPILRAGLGMVEGILKLIPAAKVGHIGLFRDHETLQPTEYYINLPTDAPNRLLVVVDPMLATGGSAIAAITALKKRDCEHIKLMCLIAAPEGVKAVQEAHPDIDIYIAALDECLNEKGYIVPGLGDAGDRMFGTN from the coding sequence ATGAGCAAATTGGTCATCTGCGACCATCCGTTAATCCAGCATAAGCTGACCTTTATTCGGAATAAAGATACGAATACGAAAGATTTTCGGGAACTGGTTGATGAAGTAGCAACATTAATGGCATATGAAATTACAAGGGACATCCCGCTTGAAACGATTACCGTACAGACGCCGGTTGCGCAGACGCCATCGAAGGTCGTATCGGGACGCATGCTGGGTCTTGTTCCGATTTTGCGCGCCGGTCTTGGCATGGTAGAGGGTATTTTGAAGCTTATTCCTGCTGCAAAGGTTGGTCATATCGGCTTGTTCCGCGATCATGAAACGCTACAGCCAACGGAATATTATATCAACCTGCCGACGGATGCTCCGAATCGATTGCTCGTTGTTGTGGATCCGATGCTGGCTACTGGCGGCTCCGCAATCGCGGCTATTACTGCGCTCAAAAAACGCGACTGCGAGCATATTAAGCTGATGTGTCTAATTGCTGCGCCTGAAGGCGTGAAGGCCGTACAGGAAGCGCACCCGGACATCGATATTTATATTGCCGCGCTGGATGAGTGTCTGAACGAGAAGGGCTATATTGTTCCAGGTCTTGGCGACGCGGGCGACCGCATGTTCGGCACTAATTAG
- a CDS encoding TIGR01440 family protein codes for MGANEETIAIASAVETIVRELAAAGSLRAGQLLVIGTSTSEVLGRRIGTSGTLQAAAEIFAGVEAVRRDIGFYPVYQCCEHLNRALVIERDAAERYGLEQVAAIPVPKAGGSMAAYAYRHISDACLVETVAAHAGIDIGDTFIGMHLRRVAVPVRPSIRSIGEAHVTMAVTRPKLIGGVRAVYELGGVADSRDAVVLTPEQSAGTCD; via the coding sequence ATGGGAGCAAACGAGGAAACGATAGCGATAGCAAGTGCAGTAGAGACGATCGTTCGCGAGCTTGCGGCAGCGGGCAGCCTGCGGGCTGGACAGCTTCTCGTCATCGGCACGAGCACGAGCGAGGTGCTGGGCCGGCGCATTGGAACGTCGGGCACGCTCCAAGCTGCTGCGGAAATTTTCGCTGGAGTGGAGGCTGTGCGCCGCGACATTGGCTTTTATCCCGTGTATCAATGCTGCGAGCATTTAAACCGTGCGCTCGTTATCGAGCGTGATGCCGCTGAACGCTATGGGCTTGAACAGGTTGCGGCGATTCCCGTTCCGAAGGCAGGAGGCTCCATGGCGGCTTACGCATATCGGCACATCAGCGATGCTTGCCTCGTCGAGACGGTAGCCGCTCATGCTGGAATAGATATTGGCGATACCTTCATCGGTATGCATTTGCGCAGAGTAGCGGTTCCGGTGCGGCCTTCTATCCGCAGCATTGGCGAGGCGCATGTCACGATGGCGGTTACGCGGCCAAAGCTGATTGGCGGTGTGCGTGCGGTGTATGAGCTCGGTGGCGTGGCAGACAGCCGTGATGCTGTTGTATTGACTCCGGAGCAGTCGGCCGGGACTTGCGATTAA
- the spoIIR gene encoding stage II sporulation protein R, whose protein sequence is MSRNYSRISYRRSVVLIMVVLAVLVMSWELQKVDAAVAGSHIPEESIRLRILANSDAPADQAVKRVVRDAVVEAMNNWVTGPQTIEEARATMRQHMGEMELLVGKVLSSRGFDYAFHIELGQVPFPTKMYGSEVYPAGSYEALLITLGEGKGQNWWCVLFPPLCFIDAASGEAVAADAEVEPSNAASKEESKEAEASVEKASVQKENAGEVVHAKQDSAPNKAEGEAPEAKFFLWEMLQKLIAWVQSLFA, encoded by the coding sequence ATGTCCCGCAATTATTCCCGTATTTCTTATCGTAGATCCGTTGTTCTTATTATGGTGGTGCTTGCTGTACTTGTGATGAGCTGGGAGCTGCAAAAGGTAGATGCCGCTGTAGCTGGCAGTCATATTCCGGAGGAGTCTATCAGGCTCCGCATATTGGCTAATTCCGACGCCCCTGCCGATCAGGCAGTTAAACGCGTCGTTCGTGATGCTGTGGTCGAGGCGATGAACAACTGGGTGACTGGGCCGCAGACAATAGAGGAAGCTCGTGCAACGATGCGTCAGCATATGGGCGAGATGGAGCTTTTGGTTGGCAAAGTATTGAGCAGTCGGGGTTTTGATTATGCGTTTCACATTGAGCTTGGTCAGGTTCCTTTCCCTACTAAAATGTACGGAAGTGAAGTATATCCCGCAGGCAGCTACGAAGCGCTGCTCATTACATTAGGCGAAGGCAAAGGGCAAAACTGGTGGTGCGTGCTGTTTCCGCCGCTTTGCTTCATCGACGCAGCTTCCGGAGAAGCGGTAGCCGCTGATGCCGAGGTTGAGCCATCAAACGCAGCAAGCAAGGAAGAATCGAAAGAAGCGGAGGCATCTGTAGAAAAGGCGTCCGTACAAAAAGAAAATGCCGGCGAAGTTGTCCATGCCAAGCAGGATTCTGCTCCTAACAAAGCGGAAGGCGAAGCGCCGGAAGCAAAGTTTTTCCTTTGGGAAATGCTGCAAAAGCTGATTGCTTGGGTGCAAAGCTTGTTTGCTTAG
- a CDS encoding L-threonylcarbamoyladenylate synthase, with protein sequence MTTTKVWRMTDQDAEASIAEAAELLRRGELVAFPTETVYGLGADARSSEAVAQIFQAKGRPSDNPLIVHIANIAQLEELVLPYSLLAKQLMEQLWPGPLTLVLPVQPGAVSPLVTAGLSTVGVRMPSHPVALRLLAAAGCPVAAPSANRSGRPSPTLAEHVAEDLSGRIGGIVDGGATGIGLESTVIELTGEQALRILRPGGVTVEQLRQAAPQAEIDAPADAESAAEELAAPRSPGMKYTHYAPKGELSIVQGSSAARRVAYMQEQVSQAANAGLKAGVLVFNEQVVAMEGGSALVLTYGSGQQLEQAAHRLYAALRQFDAAGVQRIWAEGCVPEGIGAALMNRLLKAAGHRINQV encoded by the coding sequence ATGACTACAACGAAGGTATGGCGCATGACGGACCAAGACGCGGAGGCTTCTATCGCGGAAGCAGCAGAACTTCTTCGCCGTGGAGAGCTCGTGGCTTTCCCGACGGAGACGGTGTATGGACTTGGGGCCGATGCTCGCAGCTCGGAGGCCGTGGCGCAGATTTTTCAGGCTAAAGGCCGCCCCTCCGATAATCCGCTTATTGTTCACATCGCAAATATTGCGCAGCTCGAAGAACTGGTGCTGCCTTATTCGTTGCTTGCGAAGCAACTGATGGAGCAGCTGTGGCCGGGACCGCTCACGCTGGTGCTTCCCGTTCAGCCGGGAGCGGTGTCGCCGCTTGTGACGGCGGGCTTGTCCACGGTCGGCGTGCGGATGCCTTCCCATCCGGTAGCGCTGCGCCTCCTCGCAGCCGCTGGCTGTCCAGTTGCCGCGCCAAGCGCTAATCGCTCAGGCAGGCCCAGCCCAACGCTAGCCGAGCATGTGGCTGAAGACCTTAGCGGCCGTATCGGCGGCATTGTCGATGGCGGCGCTACAGGCATCGGCCTTGAATCGACCGTCATTGAACTGACGGGCGAGCAGGCGCTTCGTATTTTGCGCCCCGGAGGCGTAACGGTGGAGCAGCTGCGCCAAGCGGCGCCGCAAGCGGAGATTGATGCGCCTGCGGATGCCGAATCGGCAGCGGAGGAGCTTGCCGCCCCGCGCTCCCCGGGCATGAAATACACGCATTATGCGCCGAAGGGCGAGCTTAGCATTGTGCAAGGAAGCTCAGCCGCGAGGCGTGTTGCTTATATGCAGGAGCAGGTGTCGCAAGCTGCAAACGCTGGACTGAAAGCAGGCGTGCTCGTGTTCAATGAGCAGGTCGTTGCTATGGAAGGCGGCTCCGCCCTCGTGCTCACTTATGGGAGCGGGCAGCAGCTGGAGCAGGCTGCGCATCGTCTATATGCGGCATTGCGCCAGTTTGATGCTGCTGGCGTGCAGCGAATTTGGGCAGAAGGCTGCGTGCCGGAAGGTATTGGAGCTGCGCTTATGAATCGGCTGCTCAAGGCAGCTGGACATCGCATTAATCAGGTATAA
- a CDS encoding manganese efflux pump MntP family protein, whose protein sequence is MAVALGMDAFSLGIGIGLRGIRWLHMIRLSAIIGIFHIIMPLGGMYAGGFVSGMLGHVATAAAGVLLVLLGGHMIYSSLRGEDAQTFDHRTIWGTMLFALGVSADSFSVGVTLGMFAADLLLTVLLFGFFGSMMSIIGLLLGQRVSHKLGGYGEACGGAVLLVFGLIFIF, encoded by the coding sequence ATGGCGGTTGCGCTTGGCATGGATGCTTTTTCACTAGGAATTGGAATTGGGCTGCGCGGCATTCGCTGGCTCCATATGATACGATTAAGTGCCATTATCGGTATATTTCATATTATTATGCCGCTCGGGGGCATGTACGCTGGGGGATTCGTCAGCGGCATGCTTGGTCATGTAGCAACGGCTGCTGCCGGTGTGCTGCTGGTGCTGCTCGGCGGGCATATGATTTATAGCTCCTTGAGGGGAGAAGATGCACAAACCTTTGATCACCGCACGATTTGGGGAACGATGCTGTTCGCGCTAGGTGTCAGCGCTGATTCTTTTTCCGTTGGCGTAACGCTCGGCATGTTTGCAGCCGATTTGCTGTTGACGGTGCTGCTGTTTGGTTTTTTTGGCAGTATGATGTCGATCATAGGGCTGCTGCTGGGACAAAGGGTCAGTCATAAGCTGGGCGGCTACGGCGAAGCATGCGGCGGCGCGGTGCTGCTCGTGTTTGGTTTAATATTTATTTTCTGA
- a CDS encoding low molecular weight protein arginine phosphatase, translating into MKRILFICTGNTCRSPMAEAMLKNMAGQQGVAIEVRSAGISTIDGLAVSGHATEVLRGYGIEHQSSSCALTGEAVKWADLVLTMTASHKRGLLQWFPEAVDKAHTLKEYVNQDTGVLADIRELEQLYTELHMKQTLGQQLSDGERNRLLALERRIPSFDIIDPFGGTLENYKSCAEEIRSCLQLLLLRLKQE; encoded by the coding sequence GTGAAGCGCATTTTGTTCATTTGTACGGGAAATACCTGTCGTTCTCCGATGGCGGAGGCGATGCTGAAAAATATGGCGGGCCAGCAGGGCGTAGCGATTGAAGTGCGTTCGGCAGGCATTTCGACAATCGATGGTTTGGCCGTTTCCGGCCATGCGACAGAGGTGCTGCGTGGTTATGGCATTGAACATCAGAGCTCTTCGTGCGCGCTGACTGGAGAAGCGGTGAAATGGGCTGACCTCGTGCTTACGATGACCGCCAGCCACAAAAGAGGACTGCTCCAATGGTTTCCTGAAGCCGTCGACAAAGCACATACGCTCAAAGAGTATGTTAATCAGGACACAGGTGTACTGGCAGACATTAGGGAGCTGGAGCAGCTGTATACGGAGCTGCATATGAAGCAGACGCTGGGACAGCAGTTGAGCGATGGCGAACGCAATCGTCTGCTAGCGCTGGAGCGACGCATACCGAGCTTTGATATTATAGACCCGTTTGGCGGAACGCTTGAGAATTACAAAAGCTGCGCCGAGGAAATTCGCAGCTGCTTGCAGCTGCTGCTCTTGCGTTTAAAGCAGGAATAA
- the wecB gene encoding UDP-N-acetylglucosamine 2-epimerase (non-hydrolyzing), which translates to MSKLKVMTIFGTRPEAVKMAPLVLELNKHSDDIESIVCVTAQHRHMLDQVLDFFEIQPNYDLNVMKDRQTLTETTVRVLEGLDPILAEAKPDIVLVHGDTQTTFLASYAAFLKQIQVGHVEAGLRTWNKLSPYPEEMNRQLAGVLSDVHFAPTSWSASNLLKENKSEKTVYVTGNTATDVFQYTVDPSFAHPVIDWAKGKRMILMTAHRRESLGEPHRNIFRAVKRIADEHEDVAIVYAVHPNPAVKEPATEILGGHPRIQLIDPLDVFEFHNFYPHAYMILTDSGGLQEEAPSFGVPTLVLRDTTERPEGIEAGTLELVGTDEEVVYSRASALLNDASLYEKMSHAANPYGDGQASTRIVQALLHHFGRNSERPDPFTQRS; encoded by the coding sequence TTGTCCAAATTAAAAGTAATGACTATTTTCGGTACGCGTCCGGAGGCAGTTAAAATGGCGCCGCTTGTTCTTGAGTTGAACAAGCACTCGGACGATATTGAATCTATCGTCTGCGTAACTGCGCAGCACCGTCATATGCTGGATCAGGTGCTTGATTTTTTTGAAATCCAGCCGAACTATGATTTGAATGTGATGAAGGACCGCCAGACGCTAACGGAAACGACCGTACGCGTTTTGGAGGGCCTTGATCCGATTTTGGCGGAAGCAAAGCCGGATATCGTGCTGGTGCACGGTGACACACAGACGACGTTCCTCGCCAGCTACGCTGCTTTCCTGAAGCAAATCCAAGTTGGTCATGTGGAAGCGGGCCTTCGGACTTGGAACAAGCTGTCCCCGTATCCGGAAGAGATGAACCGCCAGCTTGCAGGTGTGTTGTCTGATGTGCATTTTGCTCCGACTTCTTGGTCGGCTAGCAATTTGCTCAAGGAGAACAAGTCGGAAAAGACGGTTTATGTGACGGGCAATACGGCAACGGACGTATTCCAATACACGGTGGATCCTTCCTTTGCTCACCCGGTTATCGACTGGGCTAAGGGGAAACGGATGATTTTGATGACGGCGCATCGCCGCGAGTCGCTGGGCGAGCCGCATCGCAATATTTTCCGTGCGGTAAAACGCATTGCCGATGAGCATGAGGATGTTGCCATTGTCTATGCCGTTCACCCGAACCCAGCCGTCAAAGAACCGGCAACGGAAATTCTCGGCGGCCATCCGCGTATTCAGCTTATCGATCCGCTGGATGTGTTTGAATTCCATAATTTTTATCCACATGCCTACATGATTTTGACCGATTCCGGCGGCCTGCAGGAGGAAGCTCCTTCGTTTGGAGTGCCAACGCTGGTGCTTCGCGATACAACAGAGCGTCCTGAAGGTATTGAGGCGGGTACACTTGAGCTTGTGGGTACGGATGAAGAGGTTGTTTACAGCCGGGCAAGCGCCTTGCTTAACGATGCTTCCTTGTATGAAAAGATGAGCCATGCGGCAAATCCATACGGTGATGGACAAGCTTCGACACGTATCGTGCAAGCTTTGCTGCATCATTTTGGAAGAAATTCTGAGCGTCCCGATCCGTTCACACAACGTTCATAG
- the atpF gene encoding F0F1 ATP synthase subunit B, translated as MALHWTSTVYAIVAFLVLYWLLNKYAFGPLLGVMEKRRQLVLEQMNTAESSRKQAEQQMVEQKAALEQARKEAYEIIEQSRVTSSKQADEIVNTAKTEASRLKDDALKDIESEKNKAIAALRSEVGGISVQIASKIIEKQVDEKSQEQLVNQYLKEVSGK; from the coding sequence ATGGCATTGCATTGGACATCGACAGTATATGCGATAGTAGCTTTTTTAGTATTGTACTGGTTGCTGAACAAGTACGCATTCGGTCCGCTGCTCGGCGTTATGGAGAAACGGAGACAGCTCGTGCTTGAACAGATGAATACAGCTGAATCCAGCCGTAAGCAAGCTGAGCAGCAAATGGTTGAGCAGAAAGCGGCTCTTGAGCAGGCTCGTAAAGAGGCTTACGAAATTATTGAGCAATCGAGAGTTACAAGCAGCAAGCAAGCTGATGAGATCGTGAACACTGCTAAGACAGAGGCGTCGCGTTTGAAAGATGATGCTCTTAAAGACATCGAAAGCGAGAAAAACAAGGCAATTGCAGCACTTCGTTCTGAAGTTGGCGGCATCTCCGTTCAAATCGCTTCGAAAATCATTGAGAAGCAAGTCGATGAGAAATCACAAGAGCAGCTTGTTAATCAATACCTGAAAGAAGTAAGCGGCAAATGA
- a CDS encoding F0F1 ATP synthase subunit delta, which produces MSRDAAVAKRYAKALFELAQQGGIISEVEQQLQAIAQSLGEDLEIQKFLSYPNIDASKKLAVLKAAFGGSISELLLNTLELVFVRGRQELIVEIYEAFTKIAGEVLKQAHATVYTARLLNDAELAEVAVQFGGLTGKTIIAEQVVEPALLGGVKVRIGDRLYDGSLSGKLERLEKQLKSKAL; this is translated from the coding sequence ATGAGCCGGGACGCAGCGGTAGCGAAGCGCTACGCCAAAGCGTTGTTCGAGCTTGCACAGCAAGGCGGCATTATTTCTGAGGTAGAGCAGCAGCTGCAAGCTATTGCACAATCGCTTGGAGAAGATCTGGAAATCCAAAAGTTTCTAAGCTATCCGAATATTGATGCTTCGAAGAAGCTGGCCGTTCTTAAAGCCGCTTTCGGTGGAAGCATTTCCGAATTGCTGCTGAATACGCTGGAGCTGGTTTTTGTGCGCGGGCGTCAGGAGCTAATTGTGGAAATCTACGAAGCATTTACAAAAATCGCAGGCGAAGTGCTTAAGCAAGCGCATGCGACGGTATATACAGCTCGTCTTTTGAATGACGCAGAACTGGCAGAGGTTGCAGTACAGTTTGGCGGATTGACAGGCAAAACCATAATTGCTGAGCAAGTCGTAGAGCCTGCCCTTCTGGGTGGAGTGAAGGTCCGCATTGGCGACCGCCTTTACGATGGCAGCTTGTCCGGCAAGCTTGAACGGTTAGAAAAACAGTTAAAATCTAAAGCACTGTAG
- the glyA gene encoding serine hydroxymethyltransferase, translated as MENLRKQDPEVLKAMGLELQRQRDNIELIASENIVSEAVLEALGSALTNKYAEGYPGKRFYGGCEHVDIVEDIARDRAKELFGADHANVQPHSGAQANMAVYLAALKPGDTVLGMNLAHGGHLTHGSPVNASGLLYNFVAYGVNEESFTIDYEEVRKAAFKHRPRMIVAGASAYPRIIDFEKMAKIANDVGALFFVDMAHIAGLVAAGLHPNPVPHAHFVTTTTHKTLRGPRGGLILCRKEWAAAIDKAVFPGTQGGPLMHVIAAKAVALGEALQPSFKTYAQNVVKNAAVLSDTLVAEGINIVSGGTDNHLMLIDTRSLNITGKEAEHVLDSIGITANKNAIPFDPTSPFITSGIRLGTPAATSRGMDEKAMKVIGEVIAVTLKNPKDEATLEKSRQIVRDLTSQYPLYTELKY; from the coding sequence ATGGAAAATCTACGTAAACAAGATCCAGAGGTTTTGAAAGCAATGGGACTGGAATTGCAGCGCCAACGCGATAACATCGAGCTAATCGCATCAGAAAATATCGTAAGCGAAGCTGTTCTGGAAGCTTTGGGTTCTGCTTTGACGAACAAATATGCGGAAGGCTACCCAGGCAAACGCTTCTACGGCGGCTGTGAGCATGTGGACATCGTTGAAGATATCGCACGCGATCGTGCAAAAGAGCTGTTTGGCGCAGACCATGCCAACGTACAGCCGCATTCCGGCGCACAAGCGAACATGGCTGTTTATTTGGCGGCGCTTAAGCCTGGCGACACGGTACTGGGCATGAATTTGGCACATGGCGGCCACTTGACGCACGGCAGCCCGGTTAATGCTTCCGGCTTGCTTTACAACTTTGTAGCATACGGCGTAAATGAAGAATCCTTCACGATTGATTATGAAGAAGTTCGCAAAGCGGCATTCAAGCACCGCCCTCGCATGATCGTAGCTGGCGCATCTGCATACCCGCGTATTATTGATTTCGAAAAAATGGCTAAAATCGCCAACGATGTAGGCGCGCTATTTTTTGTAGATATGGCTCATATTGCAGGTCTTGTGGCTGCTGGTCTTCATCCTAACCCAGTGCCGCATGCACATTTCGTTACAACAACAACGCACAAAACGCTTCGCGGTCCTCGCGGCGGCTTGATCTTGTGCCGTAAAGAGTGGGCAGCTGCGATCGACAAAGCGGTATTCCCAGGTACACAAGGCGGCCCTCTGATGCACGTTATTGCGGCTAAAGCAGTAGCGCTCGGCGAAGCTTTGCAGCCATCGTTCAAAACATACGCGCAAAACGTTGTGAAAAATGCCGCGGTTCTTTCCGATACGCTCGTTGCAGAAGGCATTAACATCGTATCCGGCGGCACAGACAACCACCTGATGCTGATCGACACGCGTTCCCTGAACATCACAGGCAAGGAAGCCGAGCACGTGCTGGATTCAATCGGTATTACAGCTAACAAAAACGCGATTCCTTTCGATCCAACGAGCCCGTTCATCACTAGCGGTATCCGTCTTGGAACGCCAGCTGCCACTTCGCGCGGCATGGATGAGAAAGCGATGAAAGTAATCGGCGAAGTGATCGCTGTTACGCTGAAAAATCCGAAGGATGAGGCAACGCTAGAAAAATCCCGCCAAATCGTTCGCGATCTGACATCGCAATATCCGCTTTATACAGAACTGAAATACTAA
- the rpiB gene encoding ribose 5-phosphate isomerase B: MKIAIGADHAGYRLKDEIVPFLLSLGHEIEDFGCDCNQSVDYPDYALPVAEKVASGEFDRGILICGTGIGMSIAANKVKGIRCALVHDLFSAKATREHNDTNVIALGERVIGPGVAQEILRIWLDTPFSGGERHAGRIHKVGQIEQKYNA, from the coding sequence GTGAAAATTGCCATTGGGGCCGATCATGCCGGCTATCGGCTGAAGGACGAAATTGTACCATTTCTGCTATCGCTTGGACACGAAATTGAAGATTTCGGTTGTGACTGCAATCAATCGGTTGATTACCCGGATTATGCACTGCCTGTAGCTGAAAAGGTGGCAAGCGGGGAATTCGACCGCGGCATTCTCATTTGTGGAACAGGCATTGGCATGTCGATTGCCGCTAATAAGGTTAAAGGCATCCGCTGTGCGCTGGTGCACGATTTATTTTCCGCCAAAGCGACGCGCGAGCATAATGATACGAATGTAATTGCGCTGGGTGAGCGGGTCATTGGCCCAGGCGTTGCACAGGAAATTCTTCGCATTTGGCTGGATACGCCATTCTCCGGCGGCGAACGCCATGCGGGACGCATTCATAAAGTAGGCCAAATCGAGCAAAAATATAACGCTTAA
- a CDS encoding AtpZ/AtpI family protein translates to MDKKNRRDNPLFAAGLVGGLGLQVAICIFLGYFLGSSLGERFGGGSGWTVGGILVGLAVGLLSGILLVKKVMEDADG, encoded by the coding sequence ATGGATAAAAAGAACAGAAGAGACAATCCGCTGTTTGCCGCAGGTCTTGTCGGCGGGCTCGGACTGCAAGTCGCTATTTGTATCTTTTTAGGGTACTTTCTCGGATCGTCGCTCGGTGAACGCTTTGGCGGAGGTTCGGGTTGGACGGTTGGAGGCATACTGGTCGGTCTGGCTGTCGGTCTTCTCTCAGGCATTCTGCTTGTGAAGAAGGTAATGGAGGATGCCGATGGATAA
- the atpB gene encoding F0F1 ATP synthase subunit A, with amino-acid sequence MHEFPVWQLGSLQIDISTFIAITVSAIITFVVARLAVRNLSVDNPSKMQNFLEWAVEFVHNLIASAMPLNRVKPFISLGMTLIMFIFISNLLGLPFGIVTEVHHAYPALGITEELLQEKGGHLELAWWKSPTADLSVTAGLALIVFVLVHYLGLKMNTKHYVKHYFHPFPIFLPINLIETISKPVTLALRLFANIYAGEVLISTILMLGVIGTPFLAAWQAFSIFVGAIQAFLFTMLTMVYISQAAIHEEDH; translated from the coding sequence ATGCATGAATTTCCGGTGTGGCAGCTCGGATCGCTGCAGATCGACATTTCAACGTTTATTGCGATAACGGTATCCGCCATCATCACCTTTGTTGTGGCGAGACTTGCTGTGCGCAATTTATCGGTGGACAACCCTTCCAAGATGCAAAACTTTTTGGAATGGGCCGTCGAATTTGTTCACAATCTGATTGCCAGCGCAATGCCGCTTAATCGCGTCAAGCCTTTCATTTCCTTGGGTATGACGTTGATTATGTTTATTTTCATCTCCAACCTGCTAGGTTTGCCTTTCGGTATCGTGACAGAAGTCCATCACGCTTATCCGGCACTAGGCATTACAGAGGAGCTGTTGCAGGAGAAGGGCGGACATCTGGAGCTGGCTTGGTGGAAATCACCTACGGCTGACCTTTCCGTAACAGCTGGTTTGGCGCTAATCGTATTCGTACTCGTCCATTATCTGGGCTTGAAAATGAACACGAAGCATTACGTGAAACACTATTTCCATCCATTTCCAATTTTTCTGCCGATCAACTTGATCGAGACAATCTCGAAGCCAGTAACTTTGGCACTACGGCTATTCGCCAACATCTATGCGGGCGAAGTGCTGATCTCGACCATTTTGATGCTGGGGGTTATCGGTACTCCGTTCCTCGCGGCATGGCAAGCGTTCAGTATCTTTGTCGGCGCAATTCAGGCCTTCTTGTTCACTATGCTTACGATGGTGTACATTTCACAGGCCGCAATTCACGAGGAAGACCATTAA
- a CDS encoding ATP synthase subunit I — protein sequence MDKIMNTAVRSLLFMMGVCLIVWAFMPNWRTVALGLLLGLAASFMNAFLLRRRVEMITLKAAGGTSRRMGMGLGSRIAMVLLVAMVSYRFPEDFSMPAALIGCMVMPFILLVAAYIHNRNKL from the coding sequence ATGGATAAAATAATGAACACTGCAGTAAGGTCGCTACTCTTCATGATGGGTGTGTGTCTGATTGTCTGGGCGTTTATGCCGAACTGGCGAACAGTTGCACTCGGTCTTCTACTGGGTCTTGCAGCGAGTTTCATGAATGCGTTTTTACTGAGGCGCAGAGTGGAAATGATTACGCTTAAAGCAGCAGGAGGAACCTCTCGCAGAATGGGTATGGGACTTGGAAGCCGCATCGCTATGGTGCTGCTGGTTGCCATGGTTTCTTATCGCTTTCCGGAAGACTTCAGCATGCCAGCCGCATTAATTGGCTGTATGGTTATGCCTTTTATTCTTCTGGTAGCAGCTTATATTCATAATAGAAATAAACTTTAG